A window of the Dyadobacter pollutisoli genome harbors these coding sequences:
- a CDS encoding DUF2911 domain-containing protein produces MKKYLLSVSIAALLVTQSMGQRTPQPSPAAGVMQTIGVTDFTVKYSRPFIKGRKVFADSSVLAPYNQIWRTGANAATTFEASTEFSFGGRKVPAGKYALFTIPSGAAWTVMLNKNYEQGAEGYKESDDLAKIMVVPTSNQFNEAFKIEIEPVNDSTAYLNISWSSVNIPIPLAVSTESLTLNALNKAVAEKPEDVAVLQSTAGYLLSKGKDLQIALGLADKAIGLKESFSNLWIKAQILSKLGKVNEAIPVAQKALTVGAASGDGAFASFYKGQIEKGLADLQSKATPVKEVVSAVKGKKKKK; encoded by the coding sequence ATGAAAAAGTATCTATTATCTGTTTCCATCGCCGCTTTGCTGGTTACCCAATCCATGGGCCAGCGCACGCCGCAACCAAGTCCGGCAGCTGGGGTTATGCAGACTATTGGTGTCACTGATTTTACAGTTAAATATTCCCGGCCATTCATCAAAGGACGTAAAGTGTTCGCCGACAGCTCCGTTTTGGCACCCTACAACCAGATCTGGCGTACCGGAGCCAATGCTGCAACCACATTCGAAGCCAGTACTGAGTTTTCATTCGGTGGCAGGAAGGTTCCAGCTGGTAAGTATGCATTGTTCACCATTCCATCCGGCGCCGCCTGGACGGTGATGTTGAATAAAAATTATGAGCAGGGAGCAGAAGGTTACAAGGAATCCGATGATCTGGCCAAGATCATGGTAGTACCTACATCGAACCAGTTCAACGAAGCATTCAAGATTGAGATTGAACCGGTGAATGACAGCACTGCTTACCTTAATATTTCATGGTCGTCTGTTAATATCCCCATTCCACTTGCGGTTAGCACAGAAAGCCTGACATTGAATGCATTGAACAAAGCAGTTGCAGAAAAACCCGAAGATGTAGCAGTATTGCAAAGCACAGCAGGATATTTACTGTCAAAAGGCAAAGATTTACAAATTGCATTAGGCCTGGCTGACAAAGCGATTGGCTTGAAAGAATCATTCTCAAACTTGTGGATCAAAGCGCAGATCCTTAGCAAACTAGGCAAAGTAAACGAAGCTATTCCGGTTGCGCAAAAGGCGTTGACAGTAGGCGCCGCATCGGGCGATGGTGCATTTGCGTCATTCTACAAAGGTCAAATCGAGAAAGGGTTGGCAGATTTGCAATCCAAAGCGACACCAGTGAAAGAAGTTGTGTCGGCAGTAAAAGGAAAGAAGAAAAAGAAATGA
- a CDS encoding NUDIX hydrolase, which produces MKRNSLLSLLNSYQPEPGMEEEMWQDTIHFVNENPDCFERSLLKGHITASGWVLSADKSAVLLMHHSKLDKWFQPGGHCDGDPAVEDVARKEVWEETGVEDLQLLKPGIYDVDVHLIPERKEIPAHYHYDIRFVFAAGNDQSITMNAESKDVKWIPLTEVENFHDSESIMRMVRKVSAL; this is translated from the coding sequence ATGAAAAGAAACAGTTTGCTTTCCCTGCTCAACTCCTATCAGCCAGAACCCGGAATGGAAGAAGAAATGTGGCAGGATACCATTCATTTTGTGAACGAGAACCCGGATTGTTTCGAAAGAAGTTTACTGAAAGGGCACATTACAGCGTCGGGATGGGTGCTGTCTGCCGACAAAAGTGCGGTTTTGCTGATGCACCATAGCAAGTTGGATAAATGGTTTCAGCCGGGCGGACATTGTGACGGAGACCCGGCAGTAGAGGATGTAGCAAGGAAGGAAGTGTGGGAGGAGACAGGTGTGGAAGATCTGCAATTGTTGAAACCCGGTATCTACGACGTGGATGTACATTTGATCCCGGAACGAAAGGAAATTCCGGCACATTATCATTATGACATCCGCTTTGTGTTCGCTGCTGGCAATGATCAATCCATCACAATGAATGCGGAGTCCAAAGACGTGAAATGGATTCCTTTAACCGAAGTGGAAAACTTTCACGATTCTGAATCGATTATGCGAATGGTGCGGAAGGTCAGCGCTTTATAA
- a CDS encoding FMN-binding glutamate synthase family protein, giving the protein MENVFSFLGSVPVWVYIILALAFIALRDILQRKHTIRHNFPLVGHFRYMIERIGPELRQYIVANNREELPFNRRQRSWIYASSKKENNYQGFGTDQNMQEPGYVLIKPAMLPFKLDSTHNHHVKNGNDPHHYTIPSAKIIGEYHQRKRPYRPRSVVNVSAMSFGSLSSRAIESLNKGSYQFGNYHNTGEGGLSPYHKFGADVVFNMGTSYFGVRDPEGNFMMEKLVKMTQNNPSVRMIELKLSQGAKPGKGGVLPASKITAEIAEIRQVPMGVDIVSPPYHSAFSDVRGMINFIEQMAATTGLPIGIKSAVGKTDMWEELADLMVETGKGPDFITIDGGEGGTGAAPPSFADHVSLPLVFAFSTVYKIFQKRNLNDKITFIASGKLGLPAQAVMAFSMGADIINVAREAMMSIGCIQAQSCHTNRCPTGIATNNKWLESGIDPTLKSERFSNYMTTMAKEIIEITHASGYEHPCQFGMNDVDISMGDNNRTIPLADNYGYLKTIVPYPGIKTLLECPHLGGRKIPGEKVA; this is encoded by the coding sequence ATGGAGAATGTGTTTTCGTTTTTAGGATCTGTTCCTGTTTGGGTTTACATCATCCTAGCGCTTGCGTTCATTGCACTCAGGGACATTTTGCAGCGAAAGCATACCATTCGGCATAACTTTCCGCTGGTGGGACATTTCCGGTATATGATCGAGCGGATCGGACCTGAGCTTCGCCAGTACATTGTTGCCAATAACCGCGAAGAGCTTCCGTTTAACCGTCGGCAGCGCTCCTGGATTTATGCTTCTTCCAAAAAAGAAAACAACTACCAGGGATTTGGCACAGACCAAAATATGCAGGAACCGGGCTACGTCCTGATCAAACCTGCCATGCTGCCATTCAAGCTGGATTCTACGCATAATCATCACGTCAAAAATGGTAATGACCCCCATCATTATACCATTCCTTCTGCCAAAATAATAGGCGAATACCATCAGCGCAAGCGCCCATATCGCCCCCGTTCTGTGGTGAATGTGAGCGCAATGAGCTTCGGTTCGCTGTCTTCCCGCGCCATTGAATCGCTGAACAAAGGCTCTTACCAGTTTGGCAATTACCATAATACCGGCGAAGGCGGATTGTCGCCCTACCATAAGTTCGGTGCCGATGTGGTTTTCAATATGGGTACTTCTTACTTCGGTGTACGTGATCCGGAGGGAAACTTCATGATGGAGAAACTGGTCAAAATGACCCAGAACAATCCAAGTGTGCGAATGATCGAGCTGAAACTTTCGCAGGGTGCAAAACCCGGAAAAGGCGGCGTACTGCCCGCCAGCAAAATCACCGCTGAAATCGCAGAAATACGTCAGGTACCGATGGGTGTGGACATTGTGTCGCCACCTTATCACAGCGCATTCTCGGACGTTCGCGGAATGATCAATTTTATTGAGCAAATGGCCGCAACTACCGGACTACCGATTGGGATAAAATCAGCGGTAGGTAAAACGGATATGTGGGAAGAACTAGCCGATCTGATGGTGGAAACCGGCAAAGGCCCTGATTTTATTACCATCGACGGTGGTGAGGGCGGTACCGGTGCCGCGCCCCCTTCATTTGCAGACCATGTATCGTTACCATTGGTTTTTGCATTCAGTACGGTTTACAAGATTTTCCAAAAACGAAACCTCAATGATAAGATCACATTCATTGCCTCAGGAAAACTCGGGCTACCGGCTCAGGCTGTCATGGCATTTTCAATGGGTGCAGATATTATCAATGTAGCGCGGGAAGCAATGATGTCCATAGGCTGCATTCAGGCCCAGTCTTGCCATACCAATCGCTGCCCCACCGGAATTGCTACCAATAATAAATGGCTCGAATCCGGCATTGATCCTACGCTTAAAAGTGAGCGTTTCAGTAATTATATGACCACGATGGCCAAAGAAATCATTGAAATCACACATGCAAGCGGCTATGAACATCCTTGCCAGTTTGGCATGAATGATGTTGATATTTCGATGGGCGATAACAACAGGACCATTCCGTTGGCCGATAATTATGGCTACTTGAAAACAATCGTACCTTACCCAGGCATTAAAACCTTGCTGGAATGCCCGCATCTGGGCGGCCGGAAAATCCCCGGCGAAAAAGTTGCCTGA
- a CDS encoding S8 family peptidase, whose protein sequence is MIRSLLYFIIFTLAAQPFCQAQSNPRYLVLYKDKANSPFSIDKPTAFLSQRSVTRRNRQNIPIQTQDLPVNPDYVAAVKQTGARIIYSSRWFNGSVVEASATQLTAIKKLAFYKGIELNLPIANLTSKTPGIERVVAVKDKFEANEDLNYGGMNAQLALMEVPELHKKGFHGENMLIAVLDNGFNNGNIVPFLKHLKDENRVVDTHDFVSRDSDVYADGSHGLAVLSTIAANQPTVMIGAAFKASFALYRTENDLAETPYEEVTWLLAAERADSVGADIINSSLGYTTFEGEFDTDEYNHTYADMDGKTTIVSRAARFATRSGMIVTNSAGNDGNKSWHFIGAPADVDSVFTVGASNYDRSYAALSSVGPNAAGIQKPDVAAVGAGTIVGNTSGNVSGGSGTSFSSPLIAGVSALFWQAHPELTAQQIIYVLKKSGHQASAPDNLLGYGVPNLTKAEEIFVAEFKPLGTENELLTSIVLAPNPVQNEVRLTIPQTLVGQNAELTLLGINGKALNASQSRLTRNHSIPTGNIPSGLYLINIKVASQERTLKFIKR, encoded by the coding sequence ATGATCAGATCTTTATTATACTTCATCATTTTCACGCTCGCTGCCCAACCTTTTTGTCAGGCGCAAAGTAATCCCAGATACCTCGTTTTATACAAGGACAAGGCCAATTCTCCTTTTTCCATTGATAAGCCAACTGCTTTTCTATCGCAACGTTCGGTAACCCGTAGGAACCGGCAGAACATTCCCATCCAAACGCAGGACTTGCCTGTGAACCCTGACTATGTGGCGGCGGTGAAGCAAACCGGTGCCAGGATCATTTATTCCTCCCGCTGGTTCAATGGTTCGGTGGTAGAAGCCTCGGCAACACAACTTACTGCGATTAAAAAACTCGCTTTTTACAAAGGCATTGAACTGAACTTACCGATCGCGAACCTCACTTCCAAAACACCGGGAATAGAGCGAGTAGTGGCTGTGAAAGACAAGTTCGAAGCTAACGAAGACCTTAACTACGGCGGCATGAATGCGCAGCTAGCACTCATGGAAGTGCCTGAACTGCACAAAAAGGGATTTCACGGCGAAAATATGCTCATTGCCGTCCTTGACAATGGGTTTAACAATGGTAACATCGTCCCTTTTCTGAAACATTTGAAAGATGAGAACAGGGTCGTCGATACACATGATTTTGTTTCGCGGGACAGTGACGTTTACGCCGACGGCTCTCACGGTCTGGCTGTACTGTCGACCATTGCTGCCAATCAGCCGACTGTCATGATAGGAGCTGCATTTAAAGCCTCCTTTGCACTGTACCGTACCGAAAATGACTTAGCCGAGACTCCCTACGAAGAGGTAACCTGGCTGCTGGCAGCGGAACGTGCTGACAGCGTCGGCGCTGATATCATTAACTCTTCCCTAGGCTACACCACTTTTGAGGGAGAATTTGATACGGACGAATACAATCACACTTATGCCGATATGGATGGAAAAACCACGATTGTGAGCCGCGCAGCACGTTTTGCGACACGCAGCGGAATGATCGTCACCAATTCGGCTGGTAATGATGGTAACAAAAGCTGGCACTTCATTGGCGCTCCGGCAGACGTTGATTCGGTATTCACCGTTGGCGCCAGTAACTACGATCGCTCCTACGCCGCATTAAGTTCAGTAGGCCCCAATGCAGCAGGAATTCAAAAACCCGACGTAGCAGCCGTGGGTGCGGGAACCATTGTTGGAAATACTTCCGGTAACGTTTCGGGAGGTAGTGGTACCTCTTTTTCTTCTCCACTCATTGCAGGCGTGTCGGCGCTATTCTGGCAGGCACATCCTGAGCTGACTGCGCAACAGATCATTTATGTATTAAAAAAATCAGGACACCAGGCTTCGGCACCGGATAATCTGCTGGGCTACGGCGTGCCAAACCTGACCAAAGCAGAGGAAATATTTGTAGCAGAGTTCAAACCATTGGGTACAGAAAATGAATTACTGACATCAATCGTTCTGGCTCCCAATCCGGTTCAAAATGAAGTCAGGCTGACTATTCCTCAAACATTGGTAGGACAAAATGCTGAACTGACGTTGCTCGGAATAAATGGAAAAGCATTGAATGCGTCTCAGTCCCGGCTTACCAGGAACCATTCGATACCGACAGGCAATATTCCGTCGGGCCTATACCTGATCAACATTAAGGTAGCCAGCCAGGAAAGGACATTGAAATTTATAAAGCGCTGA
- the rsmI gene encoding 16S rRNA (cytidine(1402)-2'-O)-methyltransferase, which produces MKLYIVPTPIGNLEDITLRAINVLKSVDVVLAEDTRTSGTLLKHLGISKPMHSYHIHNEHQTVTRVVERILKGESMALVSDAGTPAVSDPGFLLVRECIKQGVAVECLPGPTAFVPALVNSGLPSDRFTFEGFLPHKKGRQTRLQNLVEEERTMIFYESPHRLIKALQQFAEFFGADRQVCVSRELSKIYEENVRGTVQEVIAYFSEKTVKGEIVIVLAGKAEEKKKSEKYADEDPE; this is translated from the coding sequence ATGAAACTTTACATAGTACCCACGCCCATTGGCAACCTGGAAGATATCACACTCCGAGCTATCAATGTGTTGAAGAGTGTGGATGTGGTTTTGGCTGAGGATACCCGCACCTCAGGTACATTGCTCAAACATCTTGGGATCTCCAAACCCATGCATAGTTACCACATTCACAATGAGCATCAGACCGTTACCCGGGTTGTTGAACGTATTTTAAAGGGCGAAAGCATGGCCCTCGTTTCGGATGCAGGAACACCTGCCGTTTCGGATCCGGGTTTTTTGCTGGTGAGGGAATGTATCAAACAGGGCGTTGCCGTTGAATGTCTCCCCGGCCCTACCGCTTTTGTCCCCGCATTGGTCAACTCAGGCCTCCCGAGCGACCGCTTTACATTTGAAGGTTTTTTACCCCATAAAAAGGGTCGCCAAACTCGTCTTCAAAACCTGGTAGAAGAAGAACGTACGATGATTTTTTACGAATCTCCTCATCGGCTGATCAAGGCTTTACAGCAGTTTGCAGAGTTTTTTGGCGCCGACCGGCAGGTTTGTGTTTCCAGGGAACTGTCGAAGATTTATGAAGAGAATGTCAGGGGAACGGTTCAGGAAGTAATAGCCTACTTTTCCGAAAAAACAGTTAAAGGGGAGATTGTCATCGTCCTGGCCGGTAAGGCCGAAGAGAAAAAGAAATCTGAAAAATATGCGGACGAAGATCCCGAATAA
- a CDS encoding OsmC family protein, whose product MKVELVRVNDAFHFEGSGSSEVKVHTDGSPDIGGSNLGVRPMELLLMGLASCSAIDVVLILKKQRQDITDFRIITEGDREQEADTMRKPFRKIHLLFKFTGNQLDENKINRAIALSMEKYCSATAQMEALATITYSVEITAA is encoded by the coding sequence ATGAAAGTAGAATTAGTCCGCGTAAACGACGCCTTCCACTTTGAAGGCAGCGGTTCATCAGAAGTAAAAGTACATACCGACGGCTCGCCTGACATTGGCGGAAGTAACCTGGGTGTGAGACCAATGGAGTTATTATTAATGGGCCTGGCAAGTTGCAGCGCTATTGATGTGGTGCTGATTTTGAAGAAACAACGTCAGGATATTACAGATTTTCGCATCATTACGGAAGGCGACCGCGAGCAGGAAGCGGATACCATGAGGAAACCATTCCGTAAGATCCATTTGCTGTTCAAATTTACCGGTAATCAGCTGGATGAGAACAAGATCAATCGCGCGATCGCATTGTCAATGGAAAAGTATTGCTCAGCTACTGCCCAAATGGAAGCGCTGGCAACCATTACTTACAGTGTTGAAATAACGGCTGCTTAG
- a CDS encoding thymidylate synthase: protein MQQYHDLLRHILQNGVRKTDRTGTGTISVFGYQMRFNLKDGFPLVTTKKVHTKSIIYELLWFLQGDTNIKYLKDNGVSIWDEWADENGDLGPVYGKQWRSWEGANGKSVDQLQEILKQLKNSPDSRRIIVSAWNPSELSEMKLQPCHALFQFYVAPPDTDAGETRGKLSCQLYQRSADVFLGVPFNIASYALLTMMIAQECELDLGDFVWTGGDTHIYLNHLDQVELQLSREPRDLPQMAINPDVKSVFDFKFEDFELQNYNPWPGIKAPVAV from the coding sequence ATGCAGCAATATCACGATTTATTACGCCACATTCTTCAAAATGGTGTCCGCAAAACAGACCGGACCGGAACTGGTACCATTAGTGTTTTTGGCTACCAAATGCGGTTTAATTTAAAGGATGGCTTTCCGCTGGTAACCACTAAAAAGGTGCATACCAAGTCAATAATCTATGAGCTGCTATGGTTTTTACAGGGTGATACGAATATCAAGTATTTGAAAGACAATGGTGTTTCCATATGGGACGAATGGGCCGATGAAAATGGCGACCTCGGACCGGTTTACGGCAAACAATGGCGCAGCTGGGAGGGAGCCAATGGTAAGTCTGTCGATCAGTTGCAGGAAATCCTGAAACAGCTGAAAAACTCCCCTGATTCGCGCAGGATCATTGTTTCCGCCTGGAATCCTTCCGAATTGTCGGAAATGAAATTGCAGCCATGTCATGCATTGTTCCAGTTTTACGTCGCGCCTCCCGACACCGATGCTGGCGAAACAAGAGGCAAACTGTCGTGCCAGCTTTACCAGCGTAGTGCCGATGTTTTTCTGGGAGTACCATTCAACATCGCAAGCTATGCCCTGCTGACCATGATGATCGCGCAGGAATGCGAGCTTGATCTGGGAGATTTTGTATGGACAGGCGGCGATACGCATATTTATCTCAACCATTTGGATCAGGTAGAGTTGCAACTCAGCCGCGAGCCGAGAGACCTGCCTCAAATGGCTATCAATCCTGATGTAAAAAGTGTGTTTGATTTCAAATTCGAAGATTTTGAACTTCAAAATTATAATCCCTGGCCTGGCATTAAAGCGCCGGTAGCGGTTTAG
- a CDS encoding lipoprotein N-acyltransferase Lnb domain-containing protein, producing MRTKIPNNMNPNYRQSFKSLTIAVLFFLGLSLTASAQFATLSPHAKVSLVTFGPGEELYSGFGHSTIWISDPMLGLDNAYSYGTFSFESGNFYIKFLRGTLPYKISVEPMALLIPFYRSENRSVSEQVLNLSQAQKQKLYNYLETNYLPQNRLYQYKFFYDNCATRLVDALKAASGDSLIYTGYTKEKLSFRQWIDRYAFKQNPWADFGMDLAIGAQADEIATAEQATFLPDNLATAFADAKIKTASGIMPLVVAKHDLFTAEPIIYKGIFTPTVTFWTLAVLVLTLTYWQTKKEIVNFTLDKILFSVVGLAGWILVVLWAIRNDGTTQWNYDILWAFPLWMPLIFFFSEKKKPYWFQFLLIFYGFLLLCATGNVLKHNYVVIPIILTLIIRVYYINNSLSKIPEKG from the coding sequence ATGCGGACGAAGATCCCGAATAATATGAACCCGAACTATCGCCAGTCTTTTAAAAGCCTAACAATTGCCGTTCTCTTTTTTTTGGGCCTTAGTTTGACGGCATCTGCCCAGTTTGCCACATTGAGCCCCCACGCAAAGGTAAGCCTGGTCACTTTTGGGCCTGGGGAGGAGTTATATTCAGGATTCGGGCATAGCACGATCTGGATTTCCGATCCTATGTTGGGGCTCGACAATGCTTACAGTTATGGCACTTTTAGTTTCGAGTCGGGCAATTTTTATATCAAATTTCTGCGCGGGACGCTTCCGTACAAGATCTCAGTAGAGCCGATGGCGCTTCTTATACCTTTTTACAGATCAGAAAACCGGTCTGTTTCCGAGCAGGTTTTAAATCTTTCGCAGGCACAAAAACAGAAGCTTTACAACTATCTGGAAACTAACTACCTGCCTCAAAATCGCTTATATCAATATAAATTTTTCTACGACAACTGTGCGACCCGGTTGGTGGATGCCCTGAAAGCGGCAAGCGGCGATAGCCTAATTTATACGGGGTATACCAAAGAAAAACTAAGTTTCAGGCAATGGATTGACAGATATGCTTTTAAACAAAATCCCTGGGCCGACTTTGGAATGGACCTGGCGATTGGTGCGCAGGCTGATGAAATTGCGACTGCTGAACAAGCCACTTTTTTACCGGACAATCTGGCTACTGCATTCGCTGACGCAAAAATTAAAACCGCATCGGGTATTATGCCTCTGGTTGTTGCAAAGCACGATTTGTTTACCGCTGAACCTATCATATACAAAGGCATATTTACGCCAACAGTCACATTCTGGACGTTAGCAGTGCTGGTCTTGACATTAACTTATTGGCAGACAAAAAAAGAGATCGTCAACTTTACTTTGGACAAGATACTGTTTTCTGTTGTCGGGCTTGCCGGCTGGATTTTAGTGGTTCTCTGGGCGATCAGGAACGATGGCACTACCCAATGGAACTATGATATTCTATGGGCCTTTCCATTGTGGATGCCGCTGATTTTCTTCTTTTCCGAGAAGAAGAAACCTTACTGGTTCCAGTTCTTGTTAATATTTTACGGATTTCTCTTACTTTGCGCAACAGGCAATGTGTTGAAACATAATTATGTAGTGATCCCTATCATCTTAACATTGATCATCAGGGTTTACTACATTAATAATTCACTTTCTAAAATTCCCGAAAAAGGATAA
- a CDS encoding trimeric intracellular cation channel family protein, with protein sequence MSIQYILEIIGTFAFAISGALAVKDQKHQDWFGASFTAFISSIGGGTLRDILLDSYPLVWISDITIVYAIMAGILVTFVFYKYLLRLRKTLFLFDTFGIALFTIVGTEKALHLGVRPEIAVIMGVFTATMGGVIRDVMTNEIPIIYRKEVYATACFAGACSYLLLDKLGAERNVAFITASLVIIVIRILAVRNGWSVPRFFR encoded by the coding sequence ATGAGCATTCAGTATATTTTAGAGATCATTGGAACCTTTGCTTTTGCAATTTCCGGCGCGCTTGCCGTGAAAGACCAAAAGCATCAGGATTGGTTTGGTGCCAGTTTTACCGCATTCATTTCGTCCATTGGCGGAGGTACATTAAGGGATATTTTGCTTGATAGCTACCCGCTGGTTTGGATCAGCGACATTACCATTGTTTATGCGATTATGGCCGGTATTCTGGTCACATTCGTATTTTACAAATACCTGTTACGTCTCCGCAAGACCTTGTTCCTGTTTGACACTTTTGGTATCGCCCTTTTTACGATCGTCGGGACTGAAAAAGCATTGCATTTAGGTGTCAGACCTGAAATTGCAGTGATTATGGGCGTTTTTACAGCGACTATGGGTGGGGTAATACGGGATGTAATGACCAATGAGATTCCGATCATTTACCGGAAGGAAGTATATGCAACGGCGTGTTTTGCGGGAGCGTGCAGTTATTTGTTATTGGATAAATTGGGAGCAGAACGAAATGTCGCCTTTATTACAGCGTCGCTCGTCATCATCGTGATCAGGATCCTGGCCGTCCGCAACGGATGGAGTGTTCCGAGATTTTTTAGATAA
- a CDS encoding 4a-hydroxytetrahydrobiopterin dehydratase has product MWKEEDNKLKKSFTFKDFKKAFAFMTEVAETVDKMDHHPFWTNMYNKVTFELNTHDAGDIVTEKDKKLAAAIDAIFEKSK; this is encoded by the coding sequence ATGTGGAAAGAAGAGGATAACAAACTAAAAAAAAGCTTCACTTTTAAAGATTTTAAGAAAGCTTTTGCATTTATGACCGAAGTCGCAGAAACGGTTGACAAAATGGACCATCATCCTTTTTGGACCAATATGTACAACAAGGTCACTTTTGAATTGAACACCCACGATGCGGGGGATATTGTAACCGAAAAAGATAAGAAGCTGGCGGCGGCGATTGATGCAATTTTTGAAAAGAGCAAATAA
- a CDS encoding 3-phosphoshikimate 1-carboxyvinyltransferase has protein sequence MKSILVNPPQQPIRAVIQLAASKSECNRALIINALTGFKSELSNISEARDSQTMQRLLNSQDHIADVIDAGTTMRFLTAYFAVTNQSKIMTGTPRMCERPIGILVDALRVLGADITYEKVEGYPPLKLNGFTYSGTNEITMRGDVSSQYISALLLIAPELPGGITIKLEGEVGSKPYIEMTLNQMAYFGIDYKADWQTNTIQIPPFKYQPKPYAIESDWSGASYWYSIVALAEEAEVELLGLKKDSLQGDSAIVDIMRHLGVESVFTDGGVLLTKIPDAPSIGWDFTDCPDLAQTVAVCCAVKNIRLSMTGVESLKIKETDRIFALQEELRKLGAELKEIEKDHLYEVAVNKDAVLTTPPSIHTYDDHRMAMAFAPAGMVSPIIIEEPGVVVKSYPGYWNDLAKVTSWEEI, from the coding sequence GTGAAATCCATTCTTGTCAATCCCCCGCAGCAACCTATAAGGGCAGTCATCCAATTAGCAGCTTCCAAAAGTGAATGTAACCGTGCCTTGATCATTAATGCCCTTACTGGCTTTAAATCAGAGCTTTCCAACATTTCGGAGGCACGCGATTCGCAAACTATGCAGCGATTGCTTAATTCCCAGGACCACATTGCGGACGTGATTGATGCGGGTACTACCATGCGGTTTCTGACTGCCTATTTTGCAGTTACTAATCAGTCCAAAATCATGACGGGAACGCCCCGCATGTGTGAGCGGCCGATCGGAATACTCGTGGATGCATTGCGCGTACTGGGCGCGGACATTACATACGAAAAAGTAGAGGGTTACCCGCCATTGAAACTGAACGGATTTACATATTCAGGTACGAATGAAATTACTATGCGCGGTGACGTCAGCAGCCAATACATTTCTGCATTGCTATTGATCGCACCGGAACTGCCCGGCGGGATTACTATTAAGCTGGAAGGCGAAGTGGGTTCAAAGCCTTATATCGAAATGACATTGAACCAAATGGCATATTTTGGTATCGACTACAAAGCGGATTGGCAGACCAATACCATTCAAATACCACCATTTAAGTATCAACCCAAGCCGTACGCCATTGAATCCGACTGGTCAGGTGCCAGCTACTGGTATAGCATAGTGGCATTGGCAGAAGAAGCCGAAGTTGAATTGCTGGGCTTGAAAAAAGACTCATTGCAGGGTGATAGCGCCATCGTAGATATCATGCGGCACCTGGGGGTAGAGAGCGTATTCACCGACGGTGGTGTGCTGTTGACCAAAATTCCTGATGCCCCGTCCATTGGCTGGGATTTCACCGATTGCCCTGATTTGGCACAAACAGTAGCAGTTTGCTGTGCCGTGAAAAACATCCGTCTTTCCATGACCGGTGTCGAGAGTTTGAAAATCAAAGAAACCGACCGGATTTTTGCTTTACAGGAAGAACTTAGAAAACTGGGTGCTGAGCTTAAAGAGATTGAAAAGGATCATTTATATGAAGTTGCGGTAAATAAAGACGCCGTACTGACCACACCTCCTTCTATTCATACGTACGACGACCATCGTATGGCAATGGCTTTCGCGCCGGCAGGTATGGTGAGCCCGATCATTATCGAGGAACCTGGGGTAGTCGTAAAATCTTATCCGGGCTACTGGAACGACCTTGCAAAAGTTACATCCTGGGAAGAAATATAA